The following proteins come from a genomic window of Myroides odoratus DSM 2801:
- a CDS encoding sterol desaturase family protein: MKFDKINNKGQARLFENPYLEMLTKGHPAIIWGMYIPILSYIIYTGYSAYNLSVQNLILLFLGGMLFWTFFEYLAHRYLFHLISEKQNLQRVAYIMHGNHHHYPRDRQRLFMPPIPSIILASILFGLQYLLLGRYTFGFYPGFIIGYLLYASMHYAIHAFAPPFKFMKPLWRNHHLHHYKNEELGFGVSNTFWDRVFGTMFDLSKEKEDKEKVKELMFEKRKREKG; this comes from the coding sequence ATGAAATTTGATAAGATAAATAACAAAGGACAGGCGAGACTATTTGAGAATCCTTATTTAGAAATGTTAACTAAAGGACATCCCGCTATCATCTGGGGGATGTACATTCCAATATTGTCTTATATTATTTATACCGGTTATTCCGCATACAATTTATCCGTTCAGAACCTCATACTTCTGTTTTTAGGAGGGATGTTGTTCTGGACGTTTTTTGAATATTTAGCCCACCGCTATTTGTTTCACCTCATTAGTGAAAAGCAAAACCTACAACGTGTGGCTTATATTATGCATGGCAATCACCACCATTACCCTAGAGATAGACAACGTCTATTTATGCCTCCAATTCCCAGTATTATTTTAGCTTCTATACTGTTTGGACTGCAATACCTCCTCTTAGGCCGATATACCTTTGGGTTTTACCCAGGATTTATTATTGGTTATTTACTCTATGCTTCCATGCATTATGCTATTCACGCATTTGCTCCGCCTTTTAAGTTTATGAAACCGCTTTGGCGTAACCACCATTTACATCACTATAAAAACGAAGAATTAGGCTTTGGGGTAAGCAATACCTTCTGGGACCGCGTTTTTGGTACGATGTTCGATTTATCAAAGGAAAAAGAGGATAAAGAAAAAGTAAAGGAATTGATGTTTGAGAAAAGAAAAAGGGAGAAGGGATAG
- a CDS encoding endonuclease I family protein codes for MKKHLVVVLFASLLLGCGCTKNKTQPITGFSPTETTQTGVSETKQSVTYTIPQTLKAYYKEIDFSKPSVALQEDLGQLTTKQHTHRLTYNELWDVLKVTDLTPAANEVYLLYGEQGVLQGKKAYAKGKNQNGGRQNQWNREHTYARSLGTPKLEQSSTGANEDAHHIRPADVQWNAQRGNKKFAQGAGAAGDVQGGWYPGDEWKGDVARMMLYMYLRYPSQCLPTNVAVGEKNDRDAHMVNTLLQWNAEDPVSTIEIQRNEYLSKPEVQGNRNPFIDNPHLATQLWGGPVAENRW; via the coding sequence ATGAAAAAACATTTGGTCGTTGTTTTGTTCGCTTCATTACTCCTTGGTTGTGGATGTACAAAAAACAAAACACAACCCATCACAGGTTTTAGTCCAACAGAAACAACACAAACAGGGGTTTCTGAAACAAAACAAAGCGTTACGTATACCATTCCTCAAACGCTAAAGGCTTACTATAAGGAAATCGATTTCTCTAAACCTAGTGTGGCTTTACAAGAGGATTTAGGTCAATTAACGACGAAGCAACACACCCATCGTCTTACGTATAATGAGTTGTGGGATGTACTGAAAGTAACGGATTTAACTCCTGCAGCCAATGAAGTGTATTTACTTTATGGAGAGCAAGGGGTTCTGCAAGGGAAGAAAGCATACGCAAAAGGAAAGAACCAAAATGGAGGTCGTCAAAACCAATGGAATAGAGAGCATACCTATGCGCGTTCTTTAGGCACACCTAAACTAGAACAGTCAAGCACAGGTGCGAATGAAGATGCTCATCATATCAGACCTGCAGATGTACAATGGAATGCACAACGAGGCAATAAGAAATTTGCACAAGGAGCAGGAGCTGCTGGTGATGTACAAGGTGGATGGTATCCGGGAGATGAATGGAAAGGCGATGTGGCTCGTATGATGCTCTATATGTATCTGCGCTACCCTAGCCAATGTTTACCAACCAATGTAGCAGTTGGAGAAAAAAATGATCGGGATGCTCATATGGTAAACACACTCTTGCAATGGAATGCTGAGGATCCTGTTTCTACCATTGAAATACAACGCAATGAATATTTAAGTAAACCTGAAGTTCAAGGCAACCGAAATCCATTTATCGACAATCCGCATTTGGCAACCCAACTGTGGGGTGGTCCAGTAGCGGAGAATAGATGGTGA
- the ung gene encoding uracil-DNA glycosylase — protein MSFKLQHTSWNTVLQSEFEKPYFKDLQAFVAQERETKTIYPPQEQVFKALESLDFSDVKVVILGQDPYHGEFQANGLAFSVHKGVKFPPSLKNIFKELEEDLGIKNIHNGDLSSWAKQGVLLLNATLTVEASKAGSHQKRGWETFTDAVIERVATELEHVVFVLWGSYAQKKGKMIDRSKHFVIETAHPSPLSVYRGFYGSKPFSKINDYLVDTGQEPINWQI, from the coding sequence ATGAGTTTTAAATTACAGCATACCAGTTGGAATACGGTTTTACAAAGTGAATTTGAAAAGCCATATTTCAAAGATTTACAAGCCTTTGTGGCTCAAGAAAGAGAAACAAAAACAATTTACCCACCTCAGGAACAAGTATTCAAGGCCTTGGAAAGTCTTGACTTTTCTGATGTTAAGGTAGTTATATTAGGTCAAGATCCTTATCACGGTGAATTTCAGGCGAATGGTTTAGCTTTTTCAGTGCATAAAGGCGTAAAGTTCCCTCCAAGTTTGAAGAATATATTTAAAGAATTGGAAGAGGATTTAGGGATTAAGAATATCCACAATGGAGATTTGTCAAGCTGGGCTAAACAAGGTGTCTTATTGCTTAATGCGACCTTAACGGTTGAAGCTTCTAAAGCTGGGTCTCATCAAAAGAGAGGATGGGAGACGTTTACAGATGCTGTAATTGAACGTGTCGCTACAGAACTGGAACATGTTGTATTTGTTTTATGGGGAAGCTACGCACAAAAGAAAGGCAAGATGATTGACCGATCGAAGCATTTTGTAATAGAAACGGCACACCCTTCTCCGTTGTCTGTGTATCGAGGATTTTACGGGAGTAAACCTTTTTCAAAAATTAATGATTATTTAGTTGATACAGGACAAGAACCAATCAATTGGCAAATATAA
- a CDS encoding LexA family transcriptional regulator produces MLQANEVIKRLKQLLGYKNDLELANLLGIKPNTLSSWKVRETMRYDKIIAICKKHKIDLNDLFLAHPNSVLNVDLENRRVKMISVDHHIEYFLNAEKCCGTSPTCVFPTEEEIDMAFQIGVENMYPTIKVSSYVLTKQIDLSEIKPWHIYLLVVEGKGILCYRFKRYTPEGELLFISDNPAFDSFLVEPKDIREIFCIRGAFLPNIKNLSDY; encoded by the coding sequence ATGTTACAAGCAAACGAAGTAATTAAAAGATTGAAACAACTACTTGGATACAAGAATGATCTAGAGTTAGCTAACTTATTGGGGATTAAACCCAATACTTTATCCTCGTGGAAGGTTCGTGAAACCATGCGCTATGATAAAATTATCGCGATCTGCAAGAAACATAAAATTGATTTGAATGATTTATTTTTGGCTCACCCCAATTCAGTTTTAAATGTTGATTTAGAAAATAGACGCGTAAAAATGATCTCTGTAGATCATCATATAGAATATTTTTTAAATGCAGAAAAGTGTTGTGGTACTTCACCCACTTGTGTTTTTCCAACGGAAGAAGAAATTGATATGGCCTTTCAGATTGGAGTGGAAAATATGTATCCTACTATAAAAGTTAGTTCTTATGTGTTGACCAAACAGATTGATTTAAGTGAGATTAAACCTTGGCACATCTATCTATTAGTTGTAGAAGGAAAAGGGATTTTATGTTACCGCTTTAAGCGCTATACACCAGAAGGGGAATTGTTATTCATTAGTGATAACCCTGCGTTTGATTCCTTTTTAGTGGAACCGAAAGACATTCGAGAAATATTTTGTATTCGCGGAGCATTTTTACCGAATATCAAGAATTTATCGGACTATTAA
- a CDS encoding RsmB/NOP family class I SAM-dependent RNA methyltransferase produces the protein MRLHRNLVFTVIDSILLIFNEGEYADKVVAKALKKDKRWGSADRKFVAETIYEIVRWKRLYTEIAEVKEPFTRDDAWRIFTVWAVLRGYNLPDWKYFENAPIRRIKGRFDELSKIRKFKEAIPDWMDELGVKELGEELWSKEITAQNQQAQVILRVNTLKTTRKKLHAILMDLDIETIQPEEYPDALILKERANVFLTDAFKEGLFEVQDASSQLVAPFLGVEPGMRVVDTCAGAGGKTLHMASLMENKGQIIAMDIYESKQKQLKIRAKRNSAFNIEYRIIEGTKTIKKLHDKADRVLIDAPCSGLGVIKRNPDTKWKLQPEFIEEIKKVQQQILQDYSKIVKVGGNVVYATCSILPSENEKQIEQFLASEHGQNFKFIKDHKVLAHQTGFDGFYMALLERVK, from the coding sequence ATGAGATTACACAGAAACTTAGTTTTTACCGTTATTGACTCTATCTTACTAATTTTCAACGAAGGGGAATATGCAGACAAAGTGGTTGCAAAAGCCTTGAAAAAAGACAAGCGTTGGGGAAGTGCAGACCGCAAATTCGTAGCTGAGACCATTTACGAAATTGTGCGTTGGAAAAGGCTGTATACTGAAATCGCAGAAGTAAAAGAACCATTTACTCGCGACGATGCATGGCGTATTTTTACCGTTTGGGCTGTATTAAGAGGGTATAACTTGCCGGATTGGAAGTATTTTGAAAATGCTCCTATTCGCCGAATTAAAGGTAGATTTGATGAACTAAGTAAAATCAGAAAATTCAAAGAAGCGATTCCAGATTGGATGGATGAATTGGGCGTAAAAGAATTAGGTGAAGAACTTTGGTCTAAAGAAATAACAGCGCAAAACCAACAAGCACAGGTTATTTTACGTGTGAATACTTTAAAAACAACACGTAAGAAATTGCATGCTATTTTGATGGATTTAGATATTGAAACAATACAACCAGAAGAATATCCAGATGCCTTAATCTTAAAAGAAAGAGCGAATGTATTTTTAACTGATGCTTTCAAAGAAGGATTATTTGAGGTACAAGATGCTTCTTCTCAGTTGGTAGCACCTTTCTTAGGGGTTGAACCAGGTATGCGCGTGGTAGATACTTGTGCAGGTGCTGGAGGAAAAACGCTTCACATGGCTTCTCTAATGGAAAACAAAGGGCAGATTATTGCCATGGACATCTATGAAAGCAAGCAAAAACAATTGAAAATCAGAGCGAAAAGAAATAGTGCTTTTAATATTGAATACCGCATCATTGAAGGGACAAAAACCATTAAAAAACTACACGACAAAGCAGATCGCGTTTTGATTGATGCTCCATGTAGTGGTTTAGGGGTGATTAAACGTAATCCAGATACAAAATGGAAATTACAACCTGAATTTATTGAGGAAATCAAAAAGGTACAACAACAAATCTTACAAGACTATTCTAAAATAGTTAAAGTAGGTGGAAATGTAGTATATGCCACTTGTTCTATCTTACCTTCTGAAAATGAGAAGCAAATTGAGCAATTCTTAGCTTCTGAACATGGACAGAATTTCAAATTCATTAAAGACCACAAAGTATTGGCACATCAAACAGGTTTTGATGGGTTTTACATGGCTTTATTAGAAAGAGTTAAATAA
- a CDS encoding aminopeptidase P family protein, with the protein MTHIEKLNAIRSLMKEQKIDAYIIPSSDPHISEYLPEYYKCIAWTSGFTGSAGTLVITQQFAGLWTDSRYFVQANEQLAHSGFELVKLKVQHMPEYVDWIASQFETGVVAFDGNLASLAVANAIQSTLAPIGFTINGHVDLLSPIWQNRPALPTEKAYTLPLTTTGQSTADKLAKVRTILKQKRATCHIISSLDDIAWLLNIRGTDVPCNPVTLSFVYLDAEKATLFIDATKLEAATKQELSNFGIAIADYSSLPQTIAAIPAGSTILLDPKRTCFATYDSVPATVNIKEDMNPSTLLKAIKNDVEIAHERQAMINDGVAMTKFFKWIEENVASGTLTELNIADHLLGLRAAQPGFKDISFNTIAGYKDHGALPHYSANEQSSYDLKTEGLLLVDSGGQYETGTTDITRVVALGTPTQEEKDDYTIVLRGTIEGSMAIYPKGTRGYQIDAITRRPIWATLRNYGHGTGHGVGFFLNVHEGPHVFNPTPTDIAIEKGMITSIEPGLYREGKHGIRIENLVLAKDLDSNQFGDFMDFETLTICYIATDLVDTKWLEQTHIDWLNQYNEWVYNSLKDLLSAEEASWLREKTKAI; encoded by the coding sequence ATGACACATATAGAAAAGCTAAACGCTATTCGTTCTTTGATGAAAGAACAAAAAATAGACGCCTATATTATCCCTTCATCGGATCCTCATATCAGTGAATACTTACCCGAATATTACAAGTGTATTGCTTGGACTTCTGGTTTCACAGGTTCGGCTGGAACATTAGTGATTACCCAACAATTTGCTGGTTTATGGACAGATTCACGTTATTTTGTTCAAGCAAATGAACAATTAGCTCATAGTGGTTTTGAATTAGTAAAATTGAAGGTGCAACACATGCCAGAATATGTGGACTGGATTGCAAGTCAATTTGAAACGGGTGTTGTGGCATTTGATGGAAATTTAGCTTCTTTAGCTGTAGCTAATGCCATTCAATCAACATTAGCTCCTATTGGTTTTACCATTAACGGTCATGTGGATTTACTAAGTCCTATTTGGCAAAATAGACCTGCACTACCTACAGAAAAAGCCTATACGTTACCGTTGACTACAACAGGCCAAAGTACAGCAGATAAATTAGCTAAAGTACGCACCATACTCAAACAAAAAAGAGCCACGTGTCATATCATTTCCTCTTTGGATGATATTGCTTGGTTATTAAATATTAGAGGAACGGATGTACCTTGTAATCCTGTAACGTTGAGCTTTGTTTACCTTGATGCAGAAAAAGCAACCTTGTTTATTGATGCAACTAAATTAGAAGCAGCAACCAAGCAAGAACTAAGCAACTTTGGTATTGCAATTGCAGATTACAGTAGCCTACCTCAAACCATTGCAGCTATTCCTGCTGGAAGTACGATTCTACTAGATCCTAAACGCACGTGTTTTGCAACATATGACAGCGTTCCTGCTACAGTAAACATCAAAGAGGATATGAATCCTTCCACTTTACTAAAAGCAATTAAAAACGACGTTGAAATTGCACACGAAAGACAAGCTATGATTAATGATGGTGTTGCGATGACTAAATTCTTCAAATGGATTGAAGAAAATGTAGCTAGTGGCACCTTGACCGAATTAAATATTGCGGATCATCTACTTGGATTACGCGCAGCTCAACCTGGGTTTAAAGACATTAGTTTCAATACCATTGCAGGCTATAAAGATCACGGGGCATTGCCTCACTATTCTGCTAATGAGCAAAGTAGTTATGACTTAAAAACAGAAGGATTATTATTAGTTGATTCGGGAGGACAATACGAAACAGGAACAACAGATATTACACGTGTTGTTGCTTTAGGTACACCTACGCAAGAAGAAAAAGATGATTATACCATCGTTTTAAGAGGTACTATCGAAGGATCTATGGCAATATATCCGAAAGGAACACGTGGGTATCAAATTGATGCCATTACCCGAAGACCAATTTGGGCTACCTTGAGAAACTATGGACATGGTACAGGACATGGTGTTGGATTTTTCTTGAATGTACACGAAGGACCACACGTATTCAACCCAACGCCTACGGATATTGCTATTGAAAAAGGGATGATTACCTCCATTGAACCTGGATTATATCGCGAGGGAAAACATGGAATTCGAATTGAAAACTTAGTTTTAGCTAAAGACTTAGATTCAAATCAATTTGGAGATTTCATGGATTTTGAAACGTTGACAATCTGTTATATCGCTACAGATTTAGTGGATACAAAATGGTTAGAACAAACACATATTGATTGGTTAAACCAATACAACGAATGGGTATACAACAGCTTAAAAGATTTATTATCTGCCGAAGAAGCTTCTTGGTTAAGAGAAAAAACAAAAGCTATTTAA
- a CDS encoding RNA polymerase sigma factor, whose protein sequence is MSASEEEQFVQQLQHIDTKDSAFRNLIAQNKTMLYYHIRSIVIQHEDADDVLQETFIKAYENIASFKGQSKLSSWLYRIATNQALDFLKQKSRLQRVTLDEYNQQLIEQIETDPFFNGDEATILLHKAIATLPEKQQLVFKMRYFQELDYNSIAAILDTSVGALKASYHHATKKIELFLREH, encoded by the coding sequence TTGTCAGCGTCGGAAGAAGAACAATTCGTGCAACAACTGCAACATATCGATACCAAAGACAGTGCTTTTCGCAACCTTATCGCGCAAAACAAGACGATGTTGTATTACCATATTCGCTCGATTGTGATTCAACACGAAGATGCAGATGATGTGTTGCAAGAAACCTTTATCAAAGCCTATGAAAATATCGCTTCTTTTAAAGGTCAGAGTAAACTTTCTTCTTGGTTATATCGCATTGCAACCAACCAAGCTCTGGATTTTTTAAAACAAAAAAGCCGTTTACAACGGGTGACTTTAGATGAATACAATCAACAATTAATCGAACAAATCGAAACTGATCCTTTTTTTAATGGAGATGAAGCAACTATTTTATTGCATAAAGCAATCGCTACCCTCCCAGAAAAACAACAATTGGTTTTTAAAATGCGTTATTTTCAAGAGCTCGATTACAACAGTATTGCGGCTATTTTAGACACCTCTGTTGGAGCTTTAAAAGCCTCTTACCATCATGCAACAAAAAAAATAGAACTTTTTTTGCGGGAGCATTAA
- a CDS encoding SIMPL domain-containing protein produces MKKSILLAGACVAMGLTAQAQVATTGNNIPQIQVQGVGKIKAVPDQAVIRLGIENKGKTAEEVKKINDATVSAVLKYLKDSKVPEKNIQTERVSFYSYKDYTDKKDYYQASQTITLTLEDLSKYEVLVAGVMGKGVNRIDGVEYKSSQLASYQTEARKLAVQEAKKKATDYATALGQKVGKVLVVTDGGGSMPPVFRPMYALKGAAADESMDQTLAVGEIEINTSVSISFELE; encoded by the coding sequence ATGAAAAAGAGTATTTTATTAGCAGGTGCTTGTGTAGCTATGGGGTTAACAGCTCAAGCACAAGTTGCTACAACAGGAAATAATATCCCTCAAATTCAAGTACAAGGGGTAGGTAAAATAAAAGCGGTACCAGATCAAGCAGTGATTCGATTAGGTATTGAAAACAAAGGGAAAACCGCAGAAGAGGTTAAAAAAATAAACGATGCAACTGTTTCAGCAGTTTTAAAGTATTTAAAAGATTCTAAAGTTCCTGAAAAGAACATTCAAACGGAACGCGTTAGCTTTTACTCTTATAAGGATTATACAGATAAGAAAGACTATTACCAAGCAAGTCAAACGATTACACTTACGTTAGAAGATTTATCAAAATACGAAGTATTGGTAGCAGGAGTGATGGGAAAAGGAGTAAATCGAATTGATGGAGTAGAATATAAATCTTCTCAATTAGCTTCTTACCAAACAGAAGCTAGAAAATTGGCTGTACAAGAAGCAAAGAAAAAAGCGACGGATTATGCAACGGCTTTGGGACAAAAGGTTGGGAAAGTATTAGTTGTCACTGATGGTGGAGGTTCTATGCCACCTGTTTTTAGACCGATGTATGCATTGAAAGGTGCGGCAGCTGATGAATCAATGGATCAAACATTAGCAGTTGGTGAAATTGAAATTAATACATCTGTATCAATTAGTTTTGAATTAGAATAA
- a CDS encoding HAD family hydrolase yields the protein MLRTVIFDMDGVIVDTEPVHRYAYFQHFDELGIEVPEEMYTSFTGFSTKNTYQKVKEHFQLEQEVPDLVLRKRTLFNESFDTKPDLELIEGVRDLIVQLHAQDIELILGSSASKSTIHRVFNRFELFPYFTHIVSGEDFPKSKPDPAIFNQAASLAKIATKEHCLVIEDSTNGIKAANAAGIKVLGYKSQHSKQQDYSTADFIIESFLQVDSHGLAHLFQSK from the coding sequence ATGTTACGTACGGTTATTTTTGATATGGACGGGGTGATTGTAGATACAGAACCTGTTCATCGTTATGCCTATTTTCAACATTTTGACGAATTGGGAATTGAAGTTCCGGAAGAGATGTATACTTCTTTTACAGGGTTTTCTACTAAAAACACCTATCAAAAAGTAAAAGAACACTTTCAATTAGAACAAGAAGTTCCCGATTTGGTTTTGCGCAAACGCACGTTGTTTAACGAGTCTTTTGATACAAAACCCGATTTAGAGCTTATTGAAGGAGTTCGCGATTTAATTGTACAGCTTCATGCACAGGATATAGAATTGATTTTAGGATCATCTGCATCAAAAAGTACGATTCACCGCGTATTTAATCGTTTTGAATTATTTCCATACTTCACGCATATTGTAAGTGGAGAGGATTTTCCTAAATCAAAACCCGATCCAGCGATTTTCAATCAAGCCGCTTCCTTAGCTAAGATTGCAACAAAAGAACATTGTTTAGTAATTGAAGACAGTACCAATGGAATAAAAGCAGCGAATGCGGCTGGAATTAAAGTACTGGGATATAAAAGTCAACATTCCAAGCAGCAGGATTATAGTACAGCGGATTTTATTATTGAATCTTTCTTGCAAGTAGATTCGCATGGATTAGCTCATTTATTTCAATCGAAATAG
- a CDS encoding rhomboid family intramembrane serine protease, with the protein MDIAPIILVILIASGIVTYKGLQDYSFFAKYNFDLDRIRKGEVYRMITAGFLHVDWMHFAFNMFTLYMFSGIVVAISGSFYFVLIYLLSIIIGNILTYQLYFKQRQYYAVGASGGVTGVVYASILLYPDLKLYLFFIPIGIKGYIFALGYLLYSLYGMKKKSDNIGHAAHFGGAIGGLVLTLIRYPELLQQQLFLIGLLLIPIVLLLILAKTNKI; encoded by the coding sequence ATGGATATAGCTCCTATTATTTTAGTTATTTTAATTGCTTCTGGAATTGTCACTTATAAGGGACTGCAGGATTATTCTTTTTTTGCGAAGTACAATTTTGATTTAGATCGCATTCGCAAAGGAGAGGTTTACCGTATGATTACTGCTGGTTTTTTGCATGTAGATTGGATGCATTTTGCCTTTAATATGTTTACCTTATATATGTTCTCTGGTATTGTAGTGGCTATTAGTGGAAGTTTTTACTTTGTACTGATTTACTTATTGAGTATTATCATAGGGAACATTCTGACTTACCAATTGTATTTCAAACAAAGACAATATTATGCGGTTGGAGCTTCGGGAGGAGTTACTGGCGTGGTATATGCGTCTATATTATTGTATCCTGATTTAAAATTGTATTTGTTCTTTATTCCTATAGGGATAAAGGGATATATTTTTGCCTTAGGGTATTTACTGTATAGTTTATATGGTATGAAAAAGAAAAGTGATAATATCGGACATGCAGCCCATTTCGGAGGAGCGATTGGCGGGTTAGTTTTGACGTTAATTCGCTATCCAGAACTGCTTCAACAACAATTATTTTTGATCGGTTTACTATTGATTCCCATTGTTTTACTCCTAATTTTGGCTAAAACCAATAAAATATAG
- a CDS encoding lysophospholipid acyltransferase family protein, whose translation MKLLIYYIAYPILWLISKLPFPIFYFVSDCFFVLLFHIVRYRRKAVTENIKLTMPHLSDQDVQKTVKQFYKHLCDIFLEMIKTFTISEEELKKRFQFTNLDTILEVEKQGKSALLFCAHYANWEWLIILDKFISFQGYAVYKKLGNPHFDNLFLKIRTRFNTRLIEMKETIRVIRQNEVDKNHGIYAFISDQSPMIGDANYWQNFMGIEVPVFTGGEALCKKFNMEPMYLKVEYVKRGHYQATFIPLRKEGENVKEIPNYELTNRFLQEVEKQILEAPAYYFWTHKRWKHRGKKPANIKSFQ comes from the coding sequence ATGAAGTTATTAATTTACTATATCGCCTATCCTATCTTATGGCTTATTTCTAAATTACCTTTTCCAATCTTTTACTTTGTATCAGATTGCTTTTTTGTTTTGCTCTTCCATATCGTAAGATACCGCCGTAAAGCAGTAACAGAAAACATCAAGCTAACGATGCCACATTTATCAGATCAAGACGTACAAAAAACAGTCAAACAATTCTATAAACACCTCTGTGATATCTTCTTAGAGATGATAAAAACCTTCACCATATCTGAAGAAGAGTTAAAAAAACGCTTTCAATTCACCAATTTAGACACTATTTTAGAGGTAGAGAAACAAGGCAAAAGTGCCTTGCTTTTTTGTGCACACTATGCTAATTGGGAATGGTTGATTATTTTGGATAAATTCATCAGTTTCCAAGGCTATGCGGTATATAAAAAACTAGGTAACCCTCATTTTGACAACTTATTTTTGAAGATTCGCACGCGTTTCAATACTCGTTTAATCGAAATGAAAGAAACCATTCGCGTGATTCGTCAAAATGAAGTGGACAAAAACCACGGTATTTATGCTTTTATCAGTGATCAATCTCCAATGATTGGAGATGCAAATTACTGGCAAAACTTTATGGGAATTGAGGTTCCTGTATTCACTGGTGGGGAAGCATTGTGTAAAAAATTCAATATGGAACCCATGTACCTAAAAGTTGAATATGTAAAACGCGGGCATTACCAAGCTACATTTATTCCTCTTCGCAAGGAAGGAGAAAACGTAAAAGAAATTCCCAATTATGAATTAACCAATCGCTTTTTACAAGAGGTTGAAAAACAAATACTCGAAGCTCCTGCTTACTATTTCTGGACACACAAACGATGGAAGCACAGAGGCAAAAAACCGGCAAACATCAAGTCCTTCCAATAA